A genomic segment from Desulfonatronum lacustre DSM 10312 encodes:
- the tyrS gene encoding tyrosine--tRNA ligase: protein MSCKEECSKRVVTKAELEQIQRGTVEIIDLEELKTKIGRGKPLRVKAGFDPTAPDIHLGHTVLIQKLKHFQDQGHDVIFLIGDFTGMIGDPSGKSETRKTLTREAVLANAETYKRQVFKILDPDRTTVAFNSHWMDAFTAADFVRLCSHYTVARMLEREDFSNRYASGKPIAVHEFLYPLVQGYDSVALRADVELGGTDQKFNLLMGRTLQRDYGQEPQVILTVPILEGLDGVQKMSKSLGNYIGIEELAGDMFGKVMSVSDQLMWRYYELLSDSSLAEVARLRDDVDQGRLHPKQAKVELALELTTRFHGAEQARAAQDAFERVFARKENPEDMDVFQATHGPESRLLAILDAADLCPSRAEAKRLCRQGACTVDGEKLHDPEQVLEPGEYVLKVGKKRFMRVVVR from the coding sequence ATGAGTTGCAAGGAAGAGTGCTCTAAAAGGGTGGTGACCAAGGCCGAGCTGGAGCAAATTCAACGCGGCACGGTGGAGATCATCGACCTGGAAGAACTGAAGACCAAGATCGGCCGGGGCAAGCCCCTGCGGGTCAAGGCCGGATTCGACCCCACGGCCCCGGACATCCACTTGGGCCACACGGTGCTGATTCAAAAGCTGAAGCATTTCCAGGATCAGGGCCATGACGTCATCTTCCTGATCGGGGACTTCACCGGCATGATCGGCGACCCTTCGGGCAAGTCCGAAACCCGCAAGACCCTGACCCGGGAAGCTGTCTTGGCCAACGCCGAGACTTACAAGCGCCAAGTGTTCAAGATTCTCGATCCGGACAGGACCACGGTGGCCTTCAATTCGCACTGGATGGACGCCTTCACCGCGGCGGATTTCGTCCGGCTCTGCTCGCACTACACCGTGGCCCGGATGCTGGAGCGGGAGGACTTTTCCAATCGTTACGCATCGGGCAAGCCCATCGCCGTTCACGAGTTTCTCTATCCCCTGGTTCAGGGCTACGATTCCGTGGCCCTGCGGGCGGACGTGGAACTGGGCGGAACGGATCAGAAGTTCAACCTGCTCATGGGGCGGACGTTGCAGCGCGACTACGGCCAGGAGCCCCAGGTGATTCTGACCGTGCCGATCCTGGAAGGTTTGGACGGCGTGCAGAAAATGAGCAAGTCGCTGGGTAATTACATCGGTATCGAGGAGCTGGCCGGAGATATGTTCGGCAAGGTGATGTCCGTCTCGGATCAGCTGATGTGGCGCTACTACGAACTTCTGTCCGATAGTTCCCTGGCCGAAGTGGCCAGGTTGCGCGACGACGTGGACCAGGGACGGCTGCATCCCAAGCAGGCCAAGGTCGAGCTGGCCCTGGAGCTGACGACCCGGTTTCATGGCGCGGAACAGGCACGGGCCGCCCAGGACGCCTTTGAGCGGGTCTTCGCCAGAAAGGAAAACCCCGAGGACATGGATGTTTTCCAGGCGACTCACGGCCCTGAAAGCCGGCTCCTGGCCATTTTGGACGCGGCGGACCTGTGCCCGTCCCGAGCCGAGGCCAAGCGCCTCTGCCGCCAGGGAGCCTGCACCGTGGACGGCGAGAAGCTCCATGATCCCGAGCAGGTTCTGGAGCCGGGAGAGTACGTGCTGAAGGTCGGGAAGAAGCGGTTTATGCGGGTTGTCGTCAGGTAA
- the rny gene encoding ribonuclease Y: MSIESVFILLFGLLAGGAVVHLALRHISGTKVKEAEELAGKILEEARKEAQVQKKELLLQAQDEIFRRKKEQEQEHRDRESELKKQETRLQEKEERLEQKLEKASQKESEVVLLEKNLIQRERDFAVQEERLAEMTLSQQKRLEEISGLTVEEAKKRLMEEIESQARHESAKTLRQLESETRENADRKAKEILATAIQRYAGEFVTEQTVSSVALPSEDMKGRIIGREGRNIRALEAATGVDLIIDDTPETVILSAYSPLRREVAKQSLERLISDGRIHPARIEDIVRKVEQEIDVKLREWGEQATFDVGVHGIHPEIIRLLGQLRYRTSFSQNVLQHSLEVAFVCGIMAAELGLDVKKAKRAGLLHDIGKAVDHEVEGPHATIGADLAKKYGEGKDIVHAIAAHHEEVPPKSVMAVLVQAADGLSGARPGARKELLENYVKRLEDLEGMATGMEGVSKAFAIQAGRELRVVVESDLVDDDKTFLLCNDLTKKIEQNLTYPGQIRVTVIRERRAVGYAK; this comes from the coding sequence ATGTCGATAGAGAGTGTTTTTATACTGCTTTTCGGCCTGCTGGCCGGAGGTGCCGTGGTCCATCTGGCCCTGCGGCACATCTCCGGGACCAAGGTCAAGGAAGCCGAGGAACTGGCCGGGAAGATTCTGGAGGAGGCCCGCAAAGAGGCGCAAGTCCAAAAGAAGGAGCTCCTTCTGCAAGCCCAGGACGAGATATTTCGGCGCAAGAAGGAGCAGGAACAGGAACACCGGGACCGGGAAAGCGAACTGAAAAAACAGGAAACCCGGTTGCAGGAAAAGGAAGAACGGCTGGAGCAAAAGCTGGAAAAGGCCTCTCAGAAGGAGAGCGAGGTTGTTCTCCTGGAAAAAAATCTCATTCAGCGGGAACGGGATTTCGCGGTCCAGGAAGAACGGCTGGCGGAGATGACCTTGTCGCAGCAAAAACGGTTGGAGGAAATTTCCGGATTGACCGTCGAGGAGGCCAAGAAGCGGCTGATGGAAGAGATCGAGAGCCAGGCCCGACACGAATCGGCCAAGACATTGCGCCAGCTTGAAAGCGAAACCAGGGAAAATGCCGACCGCAAGGCCAAGGAAATTCTGGCCACGGCCATTCAACGCTATGCCGGGGAGTTCGTCACCGAACAAACCGTTTCTTCCGTGGCGTTGCCCAGCGAGGACATGAAGGGCCGAATCATCGGGCGGGAAGGACGCAATATCCGCGCCCTGGAGGCGGCCACGGGCGTGGACTTGATCATTGACGATACACCGGAAACCGTGATTCTTTCGGCCTACAGCCCCTTGCGCCGCGAGGTGGCCAAGCAGTCCCTGGAACGGCTGATCAGCGACGGACGAATTCATCCGGCGCGCATTGAGGATATCGTTCGCAAGGTCGAGCAGGAAATAGACGTCAAGCTTCGGGAATGGGGCGAGCAAGCCACCTTTGACGTGGGCGTTCACGGCATTCATCCGGAAATCATCCGTTTGCTGGGGCAGTTGCGCTATCGAACCAGTTTTTCCCAAAACGTTCTGCAACATTCCTTGGAAGTCGCCTTTGTCTGCGGAATCATGGCCGCTGAACTTGGCCTGGACGTGAAGAAGGCCAAGCGGGCCGGCCTGCTGCACGATATCGGCAAGGCCGTGGACCATGAAGTGGAAGGCCCTCATGCCACCATCGGCGCGGATCTGGCCAAGAAGTACGGAGAAGGCAAGGACATCGTTCACGCCATTGCCGCCCACCACGAGGAAGTCCCGCCCAAGAGCGTGATGGCCGTATTGGTACAGGCGGCAGACGGCCTTTCCGGGGCCCGACCCGGGGCGCGCAAGGAGCTGTTGGAAAATTACGTCAAGCGCTTGGAGGATCTGGAAGGCATGGCCACGGGCATGGAAGGCGTGTCCAAGGCGTTCGCCATTCAGGCCGGGCGCGAGCTGCGGGTCGTCGTGGAGTCGGATCTGGTGGACGACGACAAGACGTTTTTGTTGTGCAATGATCTGACCAAGAAGATCGAGCAGAATCTGACCTACCCCGGACAAATTCGGGTTACCGTGATCCGTGAGCGGCGGGCGGTGGGGTATGCCAAATAA
- the zapA gene encoding cell division protein ZapA: MPSHTISVLGFELAFKADADQAQVVAARKEIEERFAVLKTQGKHMSREKLLAFLALGLADDYLLTCKKLGQLETKLEKLLHRMEQDDTAGNNIDTQSE, translated from the coding sequence ATGCCCAGTCATACCATATCAGTCTTGGGGTTTGAATTGGCCTTCAAGGCTGATGCGGATCAAGCCCAGGTCGTTGCCGCCAGAAAGGAGATCGAAGAGCGGTTCGCCGTGCTGAAAACACAGGGCAAACATATGAGCAGGGAAAAACTCCTGGCGTTTTTAGCGCTGGGTCTAGCGGATGATTATCTCCTGACATGCAAAAAATTGGGGCAGTTGGAGACAAAGCTGGAAAAATTGCTTCACCGGATGGAACAAGACGATACTGCCGGGAATAATATTGATACACAGTCGGAATAA
- a CDS encoding type II toxin-antitoxin system HicA family toxin, translated as MPKLPRVSGADVVRALGRLGFEVMRQSGSHVVIRRDARGCVVPLHKEIKTGTLAGVLRQAGVSSDEFMATL; from the coding sequence ATGCCTAAATTGCCTCGCGTTTCCGGCGCGGATGTCGTCCGGGCCCTTGGACGCCTTGGGTTTGAAGTCATGCGTCAGTCTGGAAGCCATGTGGTCATAAGGCGTGATGCCCGAGGTTGTGTGGTGCCGTTGCACAAGGAAATCAAGACCGGAACCCTTGCCGGGGTTTTACGTCAGGCCGGAGTTTCTTCAGATGAGTTTATGGCGACGTTGTAA
- the glmU gene encoding bifunctional UDP-N-acetylglucosamine diphosphorylase/glucosamine-1-phosphate N-acetyltransferase GlmU, protein MQAVQSLSALVLAAGKGTRMHSDKPKVLHTLLGEPMLWYVLEAVRPLAGEGAYTIIGHGADLVRKQFPGERFILQKEQLGTGHAVLSAWSEILAGNVRWCLVINGDTPLIDGVMLERFCAAMMHDGVDLAFVTTTLDDPLSYGRVVRDAAGSVRGIIEAKDFDPKRHGEPTGEINAGIYLLRVATMGPLLSKISADNKQGEYYLTDLVDLAVRGGLRVGTLAAGDPLACMGVNSPLELVASEDALRRRIAQALLQGGVTIHLPDSVSIGPRVVVEPGVEIFGPCEMYGAAHVRRGAVLESHTWLKNSRIGSGSVVRSFSHLEGASVGEGCVVGPYARLRPDAVLEAGARIGNFVEMKKARLGKNAKASHLTYLGDAEIGEDVNIGAGTITCNYDGKRKHRTEIGPRAFIGSNSALVAPVRIGADALVGAGSVITKDVPDASLAVARGKQQCFARRKPE, encoded by the coding sequence ATGCAAGCGGTTCAATCACTTTCAGCCTTGGTTTTAGCGGCGGGCAAAGGGACGCGGATGCATTCCGACAAGCCCAAAGTGTTGCACACGCTGCTGGGTGAACCCATGCTGTGGTATGTCTTGGAGGCCGTCAGGCCTTTAGCGGGCGAGGGTGCGTACACGATCATCGGTCACGGCGCGGACTTGGTCCGGAAGCAGTTTCCGGGTGAGCGGTTCATCCTGCAGAAAGAGCAACTGGGCACAGGACATGCCGTGCTCTCGGCTTGGTCCGAAATTTTGGCCGGGAATGTCCGCTGGTGTCTCGTGATCAACGGAGATACGCCGTTGATCGACGGTGTGATGCTTGAACGGTTCTGCGCGGCCATGATGCATGACGGGGTTGATCTGGCCTTCGTGACGACAACCCTGGACGACCCGTTGTCCTACGGGCGGGTTGTGCGCGATGCCGCCGGGTCGGTTCGCGGCATCATCGAAGCCAAGGATTTTGACCCGAAGCGCCACGGAGAGCCCACCGGCGAAATCAACGCCGGGATTTACTTGTTGCGGGTTGCAACCATGGGACCGCTGCTTTCCAAAATTTCAGCCGACAACAAACAGGGCGAATACTATCTGACCGATCTCGTGGACCTTGCGGTGCGCGGTGGTTTGCGGGTGGGGACTCTGGCCGCCGGAGACCCCTTGGCCTGCATGGGCGTGAACAGTCCCTTGGAATTGGTCGCATCCGAGGATGCGTTACGTCGGCGAATTGCTCAGGCCTTGCTGCAAGGCGGCGTGACGATCCATTTGCCTGATTCCGTGAGCATCGGGCCGAGGGTCGTCGTGGAGCCCGGGGTGGAGATTTTCGGCCCTTGCGAGATGTATGGAGCCGCGCATGTCCGCCGAGGGGCGGTCCTGGAATCCCATACCTGGCTCAAGAATTCGCGTATCGGCTCCGGAAGCGTCGTTCGTTCTTTTTCACATCTTGAGGGGGCCTCCGTGGGAGAGGGCTGCGTCGTAGGGCCGTATGCCCGTTTGCGACCAGATGCGGTTTTGGAAGCGGGTGCACGAATCGGAAATTTCGTGGAGATGAAAAAGGCCAGGCTGGGAAAGAATGCCAAGGCCAGTCATTTGACGTATCTCGGAGATGCCGAGATCGGAGAAGACGTCAACATCGGTGCCGGGACCATCACCTGCAATTACGACGGGAAACGCAAGCACCGCACCGAAATCGGCCCCAGGGCGTTTATCGGCAGCAACTCCGCGCTGGTGGCCCCGGTCAGGATCGGAGCTGACGCCCTGGTGGGAGCGGGCTCGGTGATCACCAAGGACGTACCTGACGCCTCCTTGGCCGTGGCCCGCGGGAAGCAGCAGTGCTTCGCCAGACGGAAGCCGGAATAG
- a CDS encoding HprK-related kinase B: MSTVPAESLRVELLERIAEVDAGIDAWASLRLRFGDCRIAVRANNPALVTNLTRYYRDFLDRGKDFGSGDAPDMTVTALETDVWNPGLPWMAKQPDPGKTKIKEEYQDLPFEDGEGRFVRKRLTGMLFYFDRETHLAVGPCLANDNQVINFINSRFIQWMLDRNSLLCHAAGVSLNGNGLALAGFSGMGKSTLALHIMRRGLDFVSNDRLLIQDAGLDPLQGGPIMHGVAKLPRVNPGTILGNPSLSGLLDASQKEAYARMEPDELWNLEHKHDVYLDECFGQGKFLDSARMVGLVILNWKPKYPRTSLELVDLAQRPELLDTVIKSPGLFFLSRPDVAYRFQPESYLDMFKKCTVFEARGGVDFDHVADACVHYLGQQGEG, from the coding sequence ATGAGCACTGTTCCGGCTGAAAGCCTCCGCGTCGAACTCCTGGAACGAATCGCCGAAGTCGATGCCGGAATAGACGCCTGGGCGTCGCTGCGGCTGCGCTTCGGAGACTGCCGGATCGCCGTGAGGGCGAACAATCCCGCGTTGGTCACGAACCTTACGCGCTACTACAGGGATTTTCTGGACCGGGGCAAGGACTTCGGAAGCGGCGATGCTCCGGACATGACCGTGACCGCCCTGGAGACGGATGTTTGGAATCCAGGCCTGCCGTGGATGGCCAAGCAGCCTGATCCGGGCAAGACCAAGATCAAGGAAGAGTATCAGGATCTGCCCTTTGAGGATGGAGAGGGGCGGTTCGTCCGCAAGCGCCTCACCGGGATGCTCTTTTATTTCGACCGGGAAACGCATCTGGCGGTCGGCCCCTGCCTGGCCAACGACAACCAGGTGATCAACTTCATCAACAGCCGCTTCATCCAGTGGATGCTGGATCGAAACAGCCTGCTCTGCCATGCGGCCGGGGTTTCCCTGAACGGCAACGGTCTGGCCCTGGCCGGTTTTTCCGGGATGGGCAAGTCCACTCTGGCCCTGCATATCATGCGCCGCGGCCTGGACTTCGTCAGCAATGATAGACTGTTGATCCAGGACGCCGGATTGGATCCGCTTCAGGGCGGCCCGATCATGCACGGCGTGGCCAAGCTTCCCCGTGTCAATCCGGGAACGATTCTGGGCAACCCCTCTCTGTCCGGACTTTTGGACGCTTCCCAGAAGGAAGCGTACGCCCGGATGGAGCCGGACGAGCTGTGGAACCTCGAGCACAAGCACGACGTCTATCTGGATGAATGCTTCGGCCAGGGCAAATTTCTCGACTCCGCCCGGATGGTCGGCTTGGTGATCCTGAACTGGAAACCCAAATATCCCCGCACCTCCCTGGAACTGGTGGATCTGGCCCAACGCCCGGAACTGCTGGACACGGTGATCAAATCCCCGGGCCTGTTCTTCCTCTCCCGGCCCGACGTCGCATACCGTTTCCAGCCTGAGAGCTATCTGGATATGTTTAAAAAATGCACGGTATTCGAGGCCCGGGGCGGAGTGGACTTCGACCATGTGGCCGATGCCTGCGTCCACTATCTGGGGCAGCAGGGAGAGGGGTGA
- a CDS encoding GAK system ATP-grasp enzyme has product MQRIAVIGNPGSWSTEKLADAFEARTGFRRVVDMAGVHMDLDSGRMWFNGEDLSTFDALTVKKIGPVYSPDMQDRLSLLELLARNGTPIFSNPTAILSALNRLSCTVILRAGNMPMPPTTITEDVEAAVEAVETYGRAVFKPLYTSKARGMEVIQADPSCRERIIRFQQQGNPVMYIQKMLETPGKDLGIVFLGGEYFGTYARQSSGAWNTSTSSGGKYAGYEPGKEVIDLAWTAQNLFKLDFTCVDVMESKDGPMIFEVSAFGGFRGLLEARGLDASVHFAEHVLNRVQS; this is encoded by the coding sequence ATGCAACGGATAGCGGTCATCGGCAATCCCGGGAGTTGGTCTACGGAGAAGCTGGCCGACGCTTTTGAGGCCAGGACCGGTTTTCGCCGCGTCGTGGACATGGCCGGGGTGCATATGGACCTGGACAGCGGACGGATGTGGTTCAACGGTGAAGATCTGTCGACCTTCGACGCCTTGACCGTGAAGAAGATCGGCCCGGTCTATTCGCCGGACATGCAAGACCGTTTGAGCCTTTTGGAGCTGCTGGCCCGGAACGGGACGCCCATCTTCTCCAACCCGACCGCCATCCTCTCGGCCCTCAATCGTCTGAGCTGCACCGTGATCCTGCGGGCCGGAAACATGCCCATGCCGCCGACCACCATCACCGAGGACGTGGAAGCCGCGGTGGAGGCCGTGGAAACATACGGGAGGGCCGTTTTCAAACCGCTCTACACCTCCAAGGCCCGGGGCATGGAGGTGATCCAGGCCGACCCCTCATGCCGGGAGCGGATCATTCGCTTTCAACAACAGGGCAATCCCGTGATGTACATCCAGAAAATGTTGGAAACGCCGGGCAAGGATCTAGGCATCGTCTTCCTGGGGGGAGAGTATTTCGGGACGTATGCCCGGCAGAGTTCCGGGGCCTGGAACACGTCCACGTCCAGCGGAGGCAAGTACGCGGGCTATGAGCCGGGCAAGGAGGTCATCGATCTGGCCTGGACGGCCCAGAACCTGTTCAAGCTGGACTTCACCTGCGTGGACGTGATGGAATCCAAGGACGGACCGATGATCTTCGAAGTTTCGGCCTTCGGCGGTTTTCGCGGCCTGCTTGAGGCCCGGGGCCTGGATGCCTCGGTGCATTTTGCGGAGCACGTCCTGAATCGGGTGCAATCATGA
- a CDS encoding type II toxin-antitoxin system HicB family antitoxin, translating to MELTAVLTPAEEGGYVALNPETGTTTQGETVEEAIENLKEATALYLDEFSSPLHGHPLVTTFNVPVNA from the coding sequence GTGGAACTGACCGCGGTGCTTACACCGGCCGAAGAGGGTGGGTATGTTGCGCTCAACCCGGAAACAGGGACGACGACTCAGGGAGAAACCGTGGAAGAGGCGATTGAGAACCTGAAAGAAGCCACGGCGTTGTATCTGGATGAGTTTTCTTCTCCGCTTCATGGCCATCCACTTGTCACGACGTTCAACGTACCCGTGAATGCCTAA
- a CDS encoding amphi-Trp domain-containing protein, with amino-acid sequence MSKKEVKLKGVMDVNQVVTYLEDLANSLKEGKICVQQGEQFVTLCPDKMVDVEVKATAKKGKEKFEMELAWYREVPQEMSISSDEPEQDAENEGSSLAVSGPVIEMPEVQDMDSDDEGKTARS; translated from the coding sequence ATGTCGAAAAAAGAAGTGAAGTTGAAAGGCGTGATGGACGTCAACCAGGTGGTGACCTATCTGGAGGATCTGGCGAATTCCTTGAAGGAGGGCAAAATCTGCGTCCAACAGGGCGAGCAGTTCGTGACCCTTTGCCCGGACAAGATGGTGGACGTGGAGGTCAAGGCTACCGCGAAAAAAGGGAAGGAAAAATTCGAGATGGAGCTGGCCTGGTACCGGGAGGTTCCCCAGGAGATGAGTATTTCCTCGGATGAACCGGAACAGGACGCCGAAAATGAAGGATCGTCGCTCGCGGTCAGCGGTCCGGTGATCGAAATGCCGGAAGTCCAGGACATGGATTCCGACGACGAAGGCAAGACAGCCCGCAGCTAG
- a CDS encoding GAK system CofD-like protein, whose protein sequence is MQHIRISRTALIPDELRLARYLKAPELGPRVLFFSGGTALNPLSRELVRYTHNSIHLVTPLDSGGSSAKLREAFRMPAVGDLRSRLMALADQSVKGNPEVRELFAHRLAKSAAPEELRYSLERLVAGRGALVRRIPDPMRKIVRNYLRIFQEKMPEDFDLRGASIGNLILAAGYLTSQRRIDSVVFLFSKLAEVRGVVRPTMNRYLHLAAELENGEIIVGQHLLTGKEAPPITSRVKRVCIRSGDTRGEPVRVAIREKVRNLIRQADLICFPMGSFYSSLIANLLPDGVGQAIAENDCPKVYVPNAGMDPEQFGMTLADNTAALLHYLRRSCVADLPVERLLNLVLLDSRDESYAQPVDVAAVRDLGVDVLRIPLAGSDPGASSAALLDGDRVIRSLLSLI, encoded by the coding sequence GTGCAACACATCCGTATCTCCCGAACCGCGCTGATTCCTGACGAGCTGCGCCTGGCCCGGTACCTGAAGGCGCCGGAGCTGGGACCGCGGGTGCTGTTTTTCAGCGGCGGCACGGCATTGAACCCCTTGAGTCGGGAGCTGGTTCGCTACACGCACAATTCCATTCATCTTGTCACGCCCCTGGATTCCGGGGGCAGTTCGGCCAAGTTGCGGGAAGCTTTCCGGATGCCCGCGGTGGGGGATCTGCGCAGCAGGTTGATGGCCCTGGCGGACCAGAGCGTGAAGGGCAACCCGGAAGTCCGGGAGCTGTTCGCCCACCGGCTGGCCAAAAGCGCCGCCCCGGAGGAACTGCGTTACAGCCTGGAACGGCTGGTTGCGGGCCGGGGCGCTCTGGTACGGCGCATCCCGGACCCGATGCGCAAGATCGTCCGCAATTATCTGCGTATTTTCCAGGAAAAGATGCCGGAGGATTTCGATCTGCGCGGGGCCAGCATCGGAAACCTGATCCTGGCCGCCGGCTACCTGACCAGCCAACGGCGCATCGACTCGGTGGTCTTTCTGTTTTCCAAGTTGGCCGAGGTTCGCGGCGTGGTCCGGCCGACCATGAACCGTTATCTGCACCTGGCCGCGGAACTGGAAAACGGTGAGATCATCGTCGGCCAGCATTTGCTCACGGGCAAGGAAGCACCGCCCATCACCTCCAGGGTCAAGCGGGTTTGCATTCGTTCCGGAGATACGCGGGGCGAGCCGGTTCGGGTGGCCATCCGCGAGAAGGTGCGCAACCTGATCCGTCAGGCCGATCTGATCTGCTTTCCCATGGGCAGCTTCTATTCCAGCCTGATCGCCAACCTGCTGCCTGACGGCGTAGGGCAGGCCATCGCCGAGAACGACTGCCCCAAGGTCTACGTGCCCAATGCCGGGATGGACCCGGAACAGTTCGGGATGACCCTGGCGGACAACACCGCTGCCCTGTTGCATTACCTGCGCCGAAGCTGCGTGGCCGACCTGCCCGTGGAGCGGCTGCTGAACCTCGTACTCCTGGACTCCCGCGACGAGAGCTACGCTCAGCCCGTGGACGTGGCCGCCGTGCGGGATCTGGGGGTCGATGTTTTACGCATCCCGCTGGCCGGAAGCGACCCCGGCGCGTCCTCGGCAGCCCTCCTGGACGGAGACAGGGTGATTCGGAGCTTGTTGTCCCTGATCTGA
- a CDS encoding 4-hydroxybenzoate octaprenyltransferase: MNIFWHRLRMVLAMVKIEHSVFALPFAYSGAFLAAGGWPGWRVFLLLTLAMVMVRSFAMAMNRILDLRYDRLNPRTQSRQLVTGELSVRFTSFFALGTALVFVLACAGLNTLCLLLAVPALLWSAAYSLTKRFTWLCHFFLGSVLGLAPVAGWIAVDPQFALPAVLLFFGVLFWVAGFDIFYAAQDVEFDRSHGLHSVPAAFGLETAFALAGFSHVQAALFFLLAGLAASLGWVYLLAWAIVAAVLFWEHRLISPRDLSRLNMSFFTLNGVVAALLFFGVLLDLAF; this comes from the coding sequence ATGAACATCTTCTGGCATCGATTGCGGATGGTCTTGGCCATGGTCAAGATCGAACACTCGGTTTTCGCCCTGCCGTTCGCCTACTCCGGCGCGTTCCTGGCGGCCGGCGGCTGGCCGGGGTGGCGGGTGTTTCTGTTGCTGACTTTAGCCATGGTCATGGTCCGTTCCTTTGCCATGGCCATGAATCGCATTCTGGATCTGCGCTACGACCGCCTCAATCCCCGGACCCAGTCTCGTCAACTGGTGACCGGAGAGCTGAGCGTCCGGTTCACGTCTTTTTTCGCCCTGGGCACGGCCCTGGTTTTCGTGTTGGCCTGTGCGGGCTTGAACACCCTGTGCCTGCTCCTGGCCGTCCCGGCCCTGCTCTGGTCCGCGGCCTACAGCCTGACCAAGCGCTTCACCTGGTTGTGCCATTTCTTTCTGGGCTCGGTCCTGGGGCTGGCCCCCGTGGCCGGATGGATCGCCGTTGATCCCCAGTTCGCGCTTCCGGCTGTGCTTTTGTTTTTCGGCGTGCTGTTCTGGGTGGCCGGATTTGATATTTTTTACGCGGCTCAGGACGTGGAGTTCGACCGATCCCACGGCCTGCATTCCGTTCCCGCCGCCTTCGGCCTGGAGACGGCCTTTGCCCTGGCCGGGTTCAGCCACGTCCAGGCGGCCCTGTTTTTTCTGCTGGCCGGCCTTGCCGCATCCCTGGGCTGGGTGTACCTGTTGGCCTGGGCTATTGTCGCCGCGGTTCTGTTCTGGGAACATCGCCTCATCTCCCCCAGGGACCTCAGCCGGCTGAATATGTCGTTTTTTACCTTGAACGGCGTGGTGGCGGCGTTATTGTTTTTCGGAGTATTGCTGGATCTTGCGTTTTGA